The Apium graveolens cultivar Ventura chromosome 3, ASM990537v1, whole genome shotgun sequence sequence AGCTTTTTCTGCCTTAATCATGCAAACTTTTACTCacttgattattttattatgttATATATTTGGGCGCGTACTACTATTAGGACGCGTTGCCTTTGGAATCTTGTTGTATTTGTACTATCATCTGTTAAGTAGATGTCCTTGAAGGGCGCGTCCTCTTTAATTGGGCGCGTCCTTGGATCATCTAGATAGGATAGCATGATATTATGCTACACTTGTACTTTTTAGAAAAAGCATAAAGCTAGAGGGGCGCGTCCTACTATCTTGACACGTCTACCCTTTATTTTAGAGATATACTTAATCCCTCGGATTGGACGCGTTCTTAGTAAGGACGTGTCTTCCCTTTTAGTTATGTTTTGTCGTAATCAAAAATAAACATAAAACTGAAGGAGCATCAACCAAGATAACTTGGGCGCGTCATTGGAAATAGTATGCGCCTTAGTTCCATTTCTACCTTGATTTTGTTGTTCCTTTTAACAGTTACTGTTTCCATTAACATCTATATAGAATTACCACTCAGGGCGCGTCCTGTGATTAGGACGCGTCATACAACTAAGTAAATCAATAAATAAACAGCCCTTTGGAGAATTTTTAAAGTTTTTATTAATAATGCGCTCTGGTGTCAAAGGTGCACCAGTCCcacggctactatgctctgtggggaatttATAGAAAAAATTATCCTTCGACTAGTTctaaggtaagtagtacatgcactaccccctaggctaggaggaattttattgcttctagtctaTAATCTGGGCATAGCCCTAAGTATATAATAAAAGAGGTACGCATGGGGCCAAAGCCACgccttactgataatactttcggagatgttccgTATTCCACGCTTGCGGAACCAGCCTCCCTTCCATATCCTCAAGGTGATAAGTCCCTTTCCACAAGATGGCCTTTATCTTATaaggtccttcccaattagctccaaacactccatgttggGGGTTCTTCGTGTTGGGCATCACCTTCCTAAGCACCAAATCTCCCACCTTAAGCAGTtgtccctttaccttcttgttataataccttgcaACACGTTGCTGATACGCTGTAAACCTCGGCTGAAAATTTCCCCTTGTTTCTTCCAAGAGATctaaatgaagcctttgattaacctcTGCATCCTCCTCCGTGTAACAATCTCTGCGAAGCGATCCCGAACCAACTTCCACGGGGACTATAGCTTCATAGCCGTAAGTAAGTATAAACGGAGTTTCTCCCGTAGTAGCAATCGGTACAGCTGCTCCAAGATATCAGTGTTGCTGATGAGAATTGGAGGCATCCCTCCCTCGCCTCGCCTTCTCCTTCAGATCTGCTGTCgcttccatcataagaacttccatcatgatTGTAAGATATTTTTTCCTCCCAAGATTACAATCTTAATCAGCAGCCCTcattctagcgccaatttgttgatggaggaatctggtaacaacaaagattgaggtttctcgccggaataaagatctatgacggtggttcttcaCCGGAAAATCAAGTGGTGTGTGGTGGTCTGTgattgttttaggctgagattgatcagagtaagtggtggctcttttatcagctctcaacttcttaccccctcaatgtgcctacgtaccctttatattGGGATCAAGCCTAACGTAGTTCTtgtggaacaagaaatctaatgggcttagacttcttattactaggcccggtagaagcccatccaaagtccatattccgctagctttaggaatgtccaactatgaggcccaaccgtgaaggcccaaggctcgtccataatcacaggacttcacggatagtgcatctccctgcgcaaggataacaccccgctacaactatctcccttgatttattGATGCAacatccctgtcccccgaatgaggataacccaccagataacaggacaggtgattccaagctcttgggtgcaaagtgcaggatgactccaaagttctccaacgaggacacccgttgaatacaagaacagagttcccaaagcacacaccaatgttaaccccgcatccccaacgaggacacccgttgaatacaggaggagtCCTTCAATCATCAAGCACACCCCTGTAGGCCTTCAAtcttttcacggacatccccctccttgaccgtctcaagaagggaattcttcaaagagtatcTGCAAtaaatacattagtaaaaataatctCCACCGCTCCTATTCATGCAAGCTTTGTCATGAAATCACCATTGAGAATACATAGACCAAGCACGGGACGCATCCTAAGACCCTGGGCGCGTCCTTACCTTTATGAAGCCTGTATTGTCTCCTTAGAAACTGTCGCGCACAACATTCCACTACTAAGGACGCGTCCTAAGCAAGACAGGCGCGTCCTCCAGCTTCCATTGCCACAAGACCACAATTGCCTGATACTTTCACCATGGTGGACGCGTCTACAACGCTTGGGCGCGTCCTTCCCTAATCATGCACTCCCAAGCTTCGCCATCACCAGACCATAAAACATCTTCTCCAATGTAGGTGCGTCCTCTGTGCCTGGACGCGTCCTTACCTTTTACAATGCAATTCCGGTTTTGACTGTACTTAATCCATATTTGACCCGAGCcaatccaatgccaaattttgggtataacaggTACGTCGGCCGATCTTCCCCAATTCCTGATTTTTACAACACTGATTATAGGAGAGGAGCGTAATATTTGAAGTCTCAAAGCAGCTTATATACACAAATACTTGAACCTTGAAGGTTCAGTAAACCGTGATTCGTACACTCTTGTTACGTGGACGATGTCCTAAACTCAATGGGAGAGAAAAGAGGTTTATTAGATAAGTCATAGAGTATGACAGGAAATcctataaatattataaatacaaTATCTTAGTAATTTAACATAAGATTTTTGGCCCTCAAATTTAACATGTCTTATTTTTTGtgttttattattaaaataataatatatttaaataataattggAGGAAAATGAAAAAGATGAGAAAAAGTGATGTTCAAAAGGGAAATGAAACAAAGATTTTATTGATAGAAATAATATGAAATATGTAAAGTGTCGCTTTATAAATAAGATACATAATAAATTTCTTAGTATTGGAAGACCCGATATCAAAATGTCTCAAAATTTAACTTAGGACAACAAGGACAATCTTCGACTTGCTCAATAAATAAGGTTTATATGCTTATTTTTGTTCAATTATTATTTATCATGAAATTGATAACTACGTATTGCCATTTGTTGGTTGTATAAAAATCAATGCTAGCCTTGTacaaatgaaaaaaaaaattattataaaataatgtgACCTAATACAATATTGTTAATCGAGTTTAATACTTTTAAGTACATACTCGCGTAATTTTAGATGAGTACGAAAATATTTTTAACGTAAATGCATGGAATATTTTTGTAATtacataatttatttaaaaaattataaatctATCACTAAAAATATATTTCATACTCATATAGTTCCCACAAATATATATTTAGAGGCATTTTTCTCTATTTTTATTAATCCATATGATGTTAATGCACGTGACTTCATTAATTTTGATTGAATTATAATCAAGATATATTATAATCACAAAAATGAGAGAATGGATCTTAATTAAGTGGAGTACATTATATGAATGTGCGattatgagaattttaaataAATGTTATAAGTTAAAGGCTCATTTTTTgtgaaatattaaaaaaaatggTTCATATGAGCTGAGATGCAGAGAATAAATAATTTTGTACTTCAAGTATTTTCATTTATATAAAAAGAAATGTCTCTTACAAAATTCACTCTAGTTGGTTCGAACTCGATTCGAACTCGGTAACTCGACTCGGctcaattaatttttttatatataataaataataaatatttgtTAATTATTTGTATAAAACTTTTATGTTTTTAactaaaatttaatatatatttctaagtaaaatgattaatttaattaaaattttaaaacttatttaaataataaataaaataattaatttaatacaTATCAGTAGAGCTTGATTACTTTAACAAATAAGTTTTGATTAAACCTAACCTAaataatttattttgaataattatattgCTCGACCAACTAAAGGGGCTTACTTacattatttaattttatatgtctTTTTTAATATAAACCAATTTAACTTAAAATATCAAAACTTACTAAATTCTTGATAATTGACATCAACAATTTTAGAAGTAACATactgtaatatataatagatgatgtcaaagattactgaaactgaaaatgtcattagcaattagttaagcttggggccaatcctaagtaagttgtatggttATCTAAATTTGCattctgtacttgtaacatttaaagtctgtaaaaatgcaaaggagcatactgaagtctttttcctaaaacagtatcaagcctcaggattctatctggaagaagatcaagaagatcatgcctcagaagaattttgaagaagtttggagttgaataaatctgtttggagaaaaatgttctaagtcaagatctctacaagtcacagatttaatgttataaagaagtcattcgagaactccagaatgacttatcgagaagtcattcaaactctagagagtaccgacggataagcaatatctactcgacggatgagctatatatatCCATTCGATGGATGAATAtcatctactcgacggatgagcaatatctactcgatggataagctatacatctacttgacggatgagcaatatctactcaacggataaagcaatatccaccgggagtagagaagtcaggaaagttactcgagaactcaaaaagatatcgataagtcattcctttactagagaactcagagttatcgacaagtctatatccattcgagaactcagagatatctataagtcaagtgaagttatgaagactagagatctcgatgagctgaagacctctacaagcca is a genomic window containing:
- the LOC141714652 gene encoding uncharacterized protein LOC141714652, whose translation is MVKVSGNCGLVAMEAGGRASVPIATTGETPFILTYGYEAIVPVEVGSGSLRRDCYTEEDAEVNQRLHLDLLEETRGNFQPRFTAYQQRVARYYNKKVKGQLLKVGDLVLRKVMPNTKNPQHGVFGANWEGPYKIKAILWKGTYHLEDMEGRLVPQAWNTEHLRKYYQ